One region of Mycobacteriales bacterium genomic DNA includes:
- the egtB gene encoding ergothioneine biosynthesis protein EgtB translates to MREDLARGLEHARTRTLALTDLEDTELTAQVSPLMSPLVWDLAHVGQQEDLWLLRGGDGRREGLLPAKVDQLYDAFLHPRAIRPDLGLLSPAQSRRFISDVRGRVLDQLERAEEPFPFAMVEQHEQQHDETMLATHQLRDGPPLLGSGVTLPSGRQVSPRSVLVPAGRFVLGVDAADEPYSLDNERPGHVVELPAFRIGRSPVSNGEWAEFVADGGYAQRRWWSASGWQHRVDAGLERPLFWSADGTRRRFGIEEIVPADEPVQHVCYYEAEAYAAWAGGRLPTEVEWEKACVWDPAAGLRRRWPWGDEPPNSTRANLGGGALRPAPVGAYPDGASAYGVEQLIGDVWEWTSSSLQPWPGFTPMLYGTYSAPFFGDDYRVLRGGSWGVAPSAVRPSFRNWDLPIRRQIFSGVRLAWDV, encoded by the coding sequence GTGCGTGAGGATCTCGCACGAGGTCTTGAGCATGCGCGCACGCGCACGCTCGCGCTGACCGATCTCGAGGACACCGAGTTGACCGCGCAGGTGTCGCCCTTGATGAGCCCGCTCGTCTGGGATCTGGCGCACGTCGGTCAGCAGGAAGACCTCTGGCTCCTGCGTGGCGGCGACGGTCGGCGGGAGGGTCTGCTCCCGGCCAAGGTCGACCAGCTCTACGACGCATTCCTGCACCCGCGTGCCATCCGTCCGGATCTCGGGCTCCTGTCGCCGGCGCAGTCGCGCCGTTTCATCTCCGACGTGCGCGGCCGGGTGCTCGACCAGCTCGAGCGTGCCGAGGAGCCGTTCCCGTTCGCGATGGTTGAGCAGCACGAACAACAGCACGACGAGACGATGCTCGCGACGCACCAACTGCGGGACGGGCCGCCGCTGCTCGGCAGCGGCGTGACGCTCCCGTCGGGACGCCAGGTGTCGCCCAGGAGCGTGCTGGTGCCCGCCGGGCGGTTCGTGCTCGGCGTCGACGCGGCCGACGAACCGTATTCGCTCGACAACGAACGTCCCGGACACGTCGTGGAGCTGCCGGCGTTCCGGATCGGCCGCAGCCCGGTCAGCAACGGAGAGTGGGCGGAGTTCGTCGCCGACGGGGGCTACGCCCAGCGGCGCTGGTGGTCGGCGTCCGGCTGGCAGCACCGGGTCGACGCCGGTCTGGAGCGGCCGCTGTTCTGGTCGGCGGACGGCACCCGCCGCCGCTTCGGTATCGAGGAGATCGTTCCGGCGGACGAGCCGGTGCAACACGTCTGCTACTACGAGGCGGAGGCCTATGCGGCGTGGGCCGGCGGCCGGCTGCCGACCGAGGTCGAGTGGGAGAAGGCCTGCGTCTGGGATCCCGCCGCCGGTCTTCGGCGCCGGTGGCCCTGGGGCGACGAGCCGCCGAACTCCACGCGCGCCAACCTCGGTGGGGGAGCACTGCGACCGGCGCCGGTCGGGGCCTACCCGGACGGAGCTTCGGCGTACGGCGTCGAGCAGCTGATCGGCGATGTGTGGGAGTGGACCTCGTCGTCGCTGCAACCGTGGCCCGGTTTCACCCCGATGCTCTACGGCACCTACAGCGCACCGTTCTTCGGCGACGACTACCGGGTGTTGCGCGGCGGATCATGGGGCGTGGCGCCGAGCGCCGTCCGGCCGTCGTTCCGCAACT